Proteins found in one Kluyveromyces marxianus DMKU3-1042 DNA, complete genome, chromosome 2 genomic segment:
- the MGE1 gene encoding mitochondrial nucleotide exchange factor MGE1 translates to MRTSTMILRGVARNAALNVRASAMANASPMFLRASAAAVCRSQVPSRFSGVRFYADEANKETQADANAGAESKSSEGEAKKEEDNANLTEEQKTIKDLQAKLDAKTKEASELKDRLLRSIADFRNLQEVTKKDVQKAKDFALQKFAKDLLESVDNFGHALNAFKPETVEKSQEISDLYTGVQMTKDVFEKTLRKHGIKKLDPLGETFDPNKHEATFEIPQPDKEPGTVFHVQQVGYTLNDRVIRPAKVGIVKDPEN, encoded by the coding sequence ATGAGAACATCTACCATGATCCTAAGAGGTGTAGCAAGAAATGCTGCACTAAATGTCAGAGCAAGCGCAATGGCAAATGCATCTCCAATGTTTTTGAGGGCTTccgctgctgctgtatGTAGATCTCAAGTTCCATCTAGATTTTCCGGCGTGAGATTCTATGCTGACGAGGCTAACAAGGAGACACAAGCTGATGCAAATGCAGGAGCTGAATCCAAGTCATCCGAGGGTGAAgctaagaaggaagaagacaaTGCTAACTTAACTGAGGAACAAAAGACCATCAAGGACCTACAAGCAAAATTAGATGCTAAGACAAAGGAAGCTTCTGAGCTCAAGGACCGTTTGCTGAGATCTATTGCTGACTTCAGAAATTTGCAAGAGGTGACCAAGAAGGATGTCCAAAAGGCAAAGGACTTCGCTTTGCAAAAGTTTGCTAAGGATTTGCTCGAATCTGTCGATAACTTTGGCCATGCATTGAACGCATTCAAGCCAGAAACTGTGGAGAAATCACAGGAAATTTCTGATTTGTACACTGGTGTCCAGATGACCAAGGATGTCTTCGAAAAGACATTGAGAAAGCATGGTATCAAGAAACTCGATCCTCTGGGCGAAACTTTCGATCCAAACAAGCACGAAGCAACCTTTGAAATTCCTCAACCTGACAAAGAACCAGGGACTGTCTTCCACGTGCAACAAGTTGGGTACACTTTGAACGACAGAGTTATCAGACCTGCTAAAGTTGGTATCGTAAAGGATCCAGAGAACTAA
- the MKK1 gene encoding mitogen-activated protein kinase kinase MKK1, with protein MASMFRPPESRRTNSKPPRLSLPSQLVSNSKPTNENEEKLRQTLSISVPSSATTQSSATSGKSIRTLRNRPVPPPTTAINTSTTPLSSSGNSDGTVASATSRLQGLKINTEHVPMSESLLSSQSADSMTSNLISMYDSEPTTSSTTSLARSEKEEEEVSQQLSKEQEQEQSKLPLQKLQTPQTPQLKNVTEETTQEEDIDELSSDIWLTYKIHEQIDTLGVLGEGAGGSVTKCKLKNGSKIFALKTIATIENDGSEKQIFRELQFNKSCKSDFIVKYYGMFTCEQTSSIFIAMEYMGGKSLDSVYKHLLSKGGRIGEKVLGKIAESVLRGLSYLHERKIIHRDIKPQNILFNEMGQVKLCDFGVSGEAVNSLATTFTGTSYYMAPERIQGQPYSVTSDVWSLGLTLLEVAQGHSPFDSDKLAANMPPIELLMLILTFTPKLKDEPEHGILWSKSFKSFLDYSLKKDSKERPSPRQMLQHPWMLGQVKKHVNMKKFIQTCWED; from the coding sequence ATGGCTTCAATGTTCAGGCCACCAGAGTCTCGTAGGACGAATTCCAAACCTCCGAGATTATCCTTACCATCACAGTTAGTATCAAACAGTAAACCTACAAACgagaatgaagaaaagcTTCGACAGACGTTATCTATTTCTGTGCCGTCTAGTGCTACAACTCAGTCGAGTGCGACTTCTGGCAAGTCCATTAGGACCTTGAGAAATAGACCCGTTCCTCCACCAACTACGGCAATAAACACTTCAACAACACCTCTATCGTCGAGTGGGAATTCAGACGGAACCGTAGCCTCAGCGACTAGCAGGTTACAGGGACTTAAGATTAATACGGAACATGTGCCAATGTCGGAATCATTGCTGTCTAGTCAGAGCGCGGACTCGATGACGTCGAACTTGATTTCGATGTATGACAGTGAACCTACAACGAGCAGTACAACAAGTTTGGCGAGGTCGGAGaaagaggaggaagaagttTCGCAGCAACtatcaaaagaacaagaacaagaacaatcGAAATTACCTCTGCAAAAGTTACAAACGCCACAAACGCCACAACTTAAAAATGTAACAGAAGAAACTactcaagaagaagatatagaCGAACTATCCTCAGATATATGGCTGACTTATAAGATACACGAACAGATAGATACCCTAGGAGTGCTCGGTGAAGGAGCTGGTGGTTCCGTCACCAAGTGCAAACTAAAAAATggatcaaaaatatttgcTTTGAAGACAATAGCAACTATCGAAAATGATGGATCAGAGAAACAGATTTTTAGAGAACTacaattcaacaaaagttGCAAATCAGACTTTATCGTGAAGTATTATGGTATGTTCACTTGCGAGCAAACATCCTCTATATTTATTGCGATGGAATATATGGGTGGAAAGTCCTTAGATTCAGTCTACAAACACTTACTTTCAAAAGGAGGACGGATCGGAGAAAAAGTATTGGGTAAAATAGCAGAAAGCGTGCTTCGAGGCCTATCATATCTACAcgaaaggaaaataatcCACAGAGACATCAAGCCTCAAAATATTCTATTCAATGAAATGGGGCAGGTAAAACTCTGCGATTTCGGTGTTTCAGGTGAAGCAGTGAACTCCCTAGCAACTACTTTCACAGGGACTTCATACTATATGGCACCTGAAAGAATTCAAGGTCAGCCATATAGTGTTACAAGTGACGTGTGGTCATTAGGACTCACTTTACTCGAAGTTGCACAAGGTCACTCTCCATTCGATTCTGATAAATTAGCTGCAAATATGCCCCCTATAGAACTTCTCATGTTAATTCTAACCTTCACTCCAAAGCTAAAAGATGAACCTGAGCATGGGATTTTATGGTCGAAGTCCTTTaaatcttttcttgattataGTCTGAAGAAAGACTCGAAAGAACGTCCATCGCCCAGACAAATGCTGCAACATCCTTGGATGTTGGGACAAGTAAAAAAGCACGTCAACATGAAGAAATTCATCCAGACCTGCTGGGAAGACTGA
- the WTM2 gene encoding transcriptional modulator WTM2, giving the protein MIMATDIKTNKVKNEEFKIWKKSVPSLYEHIACLQPSFNSEIEEKGGISHFNTVLFNQSISEFSEKGLVSTSLYYSQGSNIYEIKVQLPLGTYKVIDTGELSQPQYDGSCFGQPDSPKWVFEGETIIKMEIYSSMLIALSTTGKLAWFDSSSKNPIKVLASEVASTEEQSSSVFDISSDGKYVILSESGKAVTKVSIIDNKEKLGQILRVITVAGTKRVLDIKFHTTTLFSAVCDDNVQKFWDVRGTDNEPLLLFYPNKANSSSSYGNETEDSDNVGEDEGNLSAIEVSKIFDTLFITGSDTGVIKLWDLRSITASNAREVKEANDIVTFYQIENDPVVGIQFSTLDPQCFVTVGKSGNVYHWDITYLINEAGTHENAEEHEEISQEDLQEHCLKFLHTGGGRRSASTPENPVLLKSSVTIHPQIRDIVGTVDGDGFLTVYKGFYGRKDDAVESE; this is encoded by the coding sequence ATGATTATGGCAACGGATATCAAGACCAATAAAGTGAAGAACGAAGAGTTCAAGATCTGGAAAAAGAGTGTTCCCTCTTTATATGAGCATATTGCATGCCTACAGCCCTCATTCAATtcagaaattgaagaaaagggtgGGATAAGTCATTTTAATACTGTCTTattcaatcaatcaatttcCGAATTTTCTGAGAAAGGACTTGTAAGTACTTCCTTGTATTATTCACAAGGAAGTAACATCTATGAAATTAAGGTACAATTGCCATTAGGTACATATAAAGTGATAGATACAGGAGAGCTTTCCCAGCCCCAGTATGATGGCAGCTGCTTTGGGCAACCCGATTCGCCTAAGTGGGTATTTGAAGGGGAGACCATTATCAAAATGGAAATTTATTCCTCAATGTTAATTGCATTGAGTACTACCGGCAAATTGGCTTGGTTTGATAGCTCGAGTAAAAACCCGATCAAAGTTTTAGCCAGCGAAGTTGCATCAACTGAAGAGCAATCTTCTAGTGTCTTTGATATATCTAGCGATGGCAAATATGTGATACTCTCTGAGTCTGGAAAAGCAGTTACAAAGGTTTCAATTATTGACAATAAGGAAAAACTTGGTCAAATATTGCGCGTTATTACTGTAGCCGGTACCAAACGTGTACTAGATATAAAGTTCCATACAACGACCCTTTTTAGCGCTGTGTGTGATGATAACGTACAAAAGTTTTGGGATGTGAGAGGAACGGATAATGAACCGTTGTTATTATTCTATCCAAACAAAGCAAACTCTAGCTCTAGTTACGGTAATGAGACAGAAGATAGCGACAATGTAGGAGAGGATGAAGGTAATCTCAGCGCCATTGAAGTTTCTAAGATATTTGATACTCTTTTCATCACAGGTTCGGACACCGGTGTGATAAAACTGTGGGATTTGCGTTCAATAACGGCATCGAATGCTAGAGAAGTCAAGGAGGCAAACGACATTGTAACTTTCTATCAGATAGAAAATGACCCGGTTGTTGGAATTCAATTTAGTACCTTGGATCCACAGTGTTTCGTTACCGTGGGCAAATCTGGTAATGTCTATCATTGGGATATTACTTACTTAATCAATGAAGCCGGTACCCATGAAAATGCGGAAGAACACGAAGAAATCTCTCAAGAGGATTTACAAGAACACTGTCTAAAGTTCTTACATACGGGAGGTGGCAGGAGATCTGCTTCTACACCTGAAAACCCAGTTTTGCTTAAATCCTCGGTGACGATTCACCCTCAGATTCGGGATATAGTTGGAACAGTTGATGGAGATGGATTTTTAACGGTCTATAAGGGCTTCTACGGCAGAAAAGATGACGCTGTGGAATCAGAATAG
- the SPP1 gene encoding Spp1p, with the protein MSLPSWCPKYDNRKYDSKTGEEVYCICKKPDSGELMVGCDGCDDWFHFSCLKIPEKYRDLVFSFYCPYCAAGITGPALTNGGKLPKTVWKRKCRLPDCYRECDSTTKSKYCSREHGLQYMREAADKLYLPGLNKIGLLRQLLRETKSLEEFKSMGRGRLPEVNLPLSKEKYDRIVQEDQHLQQLIDERDQLISQKFPKLNDEEIQVNTYIEWVNEINERLSPQSSNQATSNRKKSKASTKVTICGYHDEYSIPCTANEFTDRIIELRKAENTDVTSIDGVCLKTKCGKHQDWILLKQDELSQQKNSLENIKRRLQLLINIRTNQLGILFFENQNRALSNSGQDTIANQNPPDVLSNQPDGVKS; encoded by the coding sequence ATGTCTCTGCCTAGTTGGTGTCCTAAATATGACAACAGAAAGTATGATTCAAAGACCGGAGAAGAGGTCTATTGTATATGCAAGAAACCAGATTCTGGAGAACTGATGGTAGGATGCGATGGATGTGATGACTGGTTTCACTTCTCATGCTTAAAGATACCTGAGAAATATAGAGATCTGGTATTCTCCTTTTATTGCCCTTACTGTGCAGCAGGAATAACAGGACCTGCTCTTACTAATGGCGGAAAGTTACCGAAGACAGTATGGAAGAGGAAATGTAGGCTTCCGGACTGTTACCGTGAATGTGATTCCACTACTAAGAGTAAATATTGTTCAAGGGAACATGGGTTACAATATATGAGAGAAGCAGCGGATAAATTGTACCTGCCTGGTTTGAATAAGATTGGGCTATTAAGACAGTTATTACGCGAGACCAAATCAttagaagaattcaaaagTATGGGACGCGGTAGGCTCCCCGAAGTAAATTTGCCTTtgtcaaaagaaaaatacgaTAGAATAGTACAGGAGGATCAGCATTTACAACAATTAATAGATGAGCGCGATCAATTAATATCACAGAAGTTTCCTAAATTGAATGACGAGGAAATACAGGTGAATACGTATATAGAGTGGGTAAACGAGATAAATGAACGTCTATCCCCCCAATCCAGTAATCAAGCTACATCCAATCGGAAAAAGTCAAAAGCATCTACTAAGGTGACTATATGTGGATACCATGATGAGTACTCGATACCTTGTACAGCAAACGAATTCACGGATAGAATAATAGAACTACGAAAGGCAGAAAACACTGATGTGACCAGCATTGACGGTGTATGTTTGAAAACTAAATGCGGAAAGCACCAAGACTGGATTTTATTGAAACAAGATGAATTGTCTCAACAGAAAAATTCCTtagaaaacatcaaaagGAGACTTCAATTATTGATTAATATTAGAACAAATCAATTAggtatattatttttcgAGAATCAGAATCGGGCGCTGTCTAATAGTGGTCAAGATACAATTGCAAATCAAAACCCACCTGACGTACTTTCTAACCAGCCAGATGGTGTAAAGAGCTAG